A stretch of the Maridesulfovibrio zosterae DSM 11974 genome encodes the following:
- a CDS encoding indole-3-glycerol phosphate synthase TrpC, producing MLDKFRKSKQAEVDMLHRLESEGRLPAPYTGDRPSFADAIRRNTEGMNVIAEYKRASPSKGDINLGLSAADVASMYAAGGASAISVLTEENYFKGDLSYLDEIKSCGLPMLRKDFLVDPLQVTQTLATPASALLVIVRMFADDAKLKEMIDKAHECGLAAVVEAFDELDLKRAKNAGAKIIQINNRDLDTLGIDMNRSIDFIRQKDDGEIWICASGINEPEDCMQMNKLGYDTVLVGTSIMSSPDPQAKLADLVAGAKS from the coding sequence ATGCTTGATAAGTTTCGTAAATCAAAACAAGCAGAAGTGGATATGCTCCATAGGCTGGAATCTGAAGGCAGGCTTCCAGCTCCATACACTGGCGACCGTCCTTCATTTGCTGATGCCATACGTAGAAACACCGAAGGCATGAACGTGATTGCTGAATATAAGCGGGCCTCTCCTTCTAAAGGTGATATTAATCTAGGGCTGAGCGCTGCGGATGTTGCGAGTATGTATGCTGCCGGAGGAGCTTCTGCTATTTCCGTGCTGACTGAGGAGAATTATTTTAAAGGTGATTTAAGTTATCTCGACGAAATAAAATCTTGTGGTTTGCCCATGCTGCGTAAGGATTTTCTTGTTGATCCTTTGCAAGTGACTCAGACTTTGGCAACTCCTGCATCTGCATTGCTGGTCATCGTGCGAATGTTTGCTGATGACGCAAAATTAAAAGAGATGATCGACAAGGCTCACGAGTGCGGCCTTGCAGCTGTTGTTGAAGCCTTTGATGAACTTGATCTTAAACGTGCTAAGAATGCCGGGGCTAAAATCATTCAGATTAACAACCGTGATCTTGATACCTTGGGCATAGACATGAATCGCTCCATAGATTTCATCAGGCAGAAGGATGATGGTGAAATATGGATTTGTGCAAGCGGAATCAATGAGCCTGAAGACTGTATGCAAATGAATAAACTTGGCTACGACACTGTGCTGGTTGGAACTTCTATTATGTCCAGTCCAGATCCACAGGCTAAGCTTGCTGATCTTGTGGCGGGGGCAAAGTCATGA
- the trpD gene encoding anthranilate phosphoribosyltransferase, with product MSQSITDALTELTFGRDLTTEQADCVFESLFSGEMTSSQAGALLMGLRIKGETATEVAAGVRAALREAKLIKGLNSARIDTCGTGGDGSNSFNCSTAVALYLADMGYAVVKHGNRAVSSSCGSADVLEDLGISLGTAAGEAREVLERDKFVFLFAPNYHPAFGKIAPIRKELGIPTLFNLMGPLLNPARPTHQILGVGRPEIMYLMAEVLALTNVDKAYVVHGAGNFDELTPFGINDAVLVENGKLSEVKINPADYGFAPATPEDVAVKNRPEALKTIRKVLSGNAPQAMLDMVALNLGAAISLMDGISLADGIEKAKVKVAKGVDKEY from the coding sequence ATGTCTCAGAGTATAACAGACGCATTGACTGAATTGACTTTTGGGCGCGACCTGACAACTGAGCAGGCCGATTGTGTTTTTGAGAGTCTTTTTTCAGGAGAGATGACTTCATCTCAGGCCGGAGCTCTGCTCATGGGGCTGCGTATTAAAGGTGAAACCGCAACTGAAGTTGCGGCCGGAGTTCGCGCAGCTCTTCGTGAAGCTAAACTTATCAAAGGCTTGAACAGTGCGCGTATTGACACTTGCGGTACAGGCGGTGACGGCTCAAATAGCTTTAACTGTTCAACGGCAGTAGCACTTTATCTAGCTGATATGGGCTATGCTGTGGTTAAGCATGGTAACCGAGCTGTATCATCATCATGCGGCAGCGCCGATGTCCTGGAAGATTTAGGCATTTCACTAGGAACTGCAGCAGGTGAAGCTCGTGAAGTTTTGGAACGGGATAAATTTGTGTTCCTTTTTGCTCCGAATTATCACCCCGCATTTGGTAAAATTGCTCCAATACGTAAGGAGCTAGGTATCCCTACTTTATTTAATTTGATGGGGCCGCTTCTTAATCCGGCCCGTCCTACTCATCAGATTCTTGGAGTAGGACGGCCTGAAATCATGTATCTCATGGCAGAAGTTCTGGCTTTGACAAATGTTGATAAAGCGTACGTTGTGCATGGAGCTGGTAATTTTGATGAACTTACTCCGTTCGGAATAAATGATGCGGTTCTGGTTGAGAATGGTAAATTATCCGAGGTTAAAATTAATCCTGCTGATTATGGTTTTGCACCGGCAACTCCTGAAGACGTAGCTGTTAAAAACCGTCCAGAAGCTTTGAAAACTATCCGTAAGGTTCTTTCCGGGAATGCTCCGCAGGCTATGCTTGATATGGTTGCCCTTAATCTTGGCGCAGCAATTTCACTTATGGACGGAATTTCTTTGGCAGATGGTATTGAGAAAGCAAAAGTTAAGGTCGCCAAGGGCGTTGATAAGGAATATTAA
- a CDS encoding anthranilate synthase component II: MFLLVDNFDSFTFNLVQAFQQLGAEPLVLRNDREEILELAESGKLKRVCLSPGPSNPENAGLSLEFLSRLPKDIPVFGVCLGHQTLGHFAGASVVRAGRIMHGKTSDIYHKGEGLFSGLDDPFEVCRYHSLVVNVDEAPDLLELTAWTDQQEVMGLRYKDRPWVGVQFHPESILTPDGPKLLKNFLDGNI, translated from the coding sequence ATGTTTTTACTCGTAGATAATTTTGATTCGTTTACTTTTAATCTTGTGCAGGCATTTCAGCAACTGGGTGCAGAACCACTTGTGTTACGTAATGACCGTGAAGAAATTCTTGAACTGGCTGAATCCGGTAAGCTTAAAAGAGTATGCCTTTCCCCTGGTCCAAGTAATCCTGAAAATGCAGGGTTGTCATTGGAATTCTTATCCAGACTTCCAAAAGATATTCCTGTGTTCGGAGTGTGCCTTGGACATCAGACTTTAGGTCATTTTGCCGGGGCATCAGTGGTCAGGGCCGGACGGATTATGCATGGTAAGACTTCAGACATATATCATAAAGGTGAAGGTCTTTTTAGTGGCCTTGATGATCCATTTGAGGTCTGCCGCTACCATTCATTGGTCGTAAATGTCGATGAAGCACCTGATTTACTGGAGCTCACCGCCTGGACAGACCAGCAGGAAGTTATGGGACTCAGGTATAAAGATCGTCCGTGGGTCGGAGTTCAGTTTCATCCTGAGTCTATTTTGACTCCAGATGGACCTAAACTTTTGAAAAACTTTTTGGACGGAAATATTTAG
- a CDS encoding anthranilate synthase component I family protein, translated as MKIELTQYGKWLPADTQTPISLYLGLVGDAPGILLESAEVDGRLGRYSLIAWDFRLKLSPVSGKLSVECADSRLAGLATYSGMDFLDGMRAVMKALHINPQPEVGELPSLTRGLYGTMGYGIAGMLEPKLKDKLPAEDAEVRLALPGRVVLFDHLKHSCCFLSLDKDATPQFTPPVFGAECEPTKVGEPVAVPGKEKYMSGVRKVKDLIADGECIQVVLSTRFSAPFSGDSFDLYRRLRQANPSPFMFYMKFSREEILLGSSPEMMARCEKGRLEVRPIAGTRPRGKDAAGDRKYAEELMADPKERAEHVMLVDLGRNDLGRIAKPGSVSVEKFMQIEYFSHVMHITSYVEADLRDDHDALDVLQATFPAGTLSGAPKIRAMEIISEIEDVPRGPYGGCIGFIGLDKDSVNLDTGITIRSMWIRDGKCHWQAGAGIVYDSDLEMEWLECNNKARVLREILQSEGGDVFTRR; from the coding sequence ATGAAAATCGAACTTACTCAGTATGGCAAATGGTTGCCGGCTGATACGCAGACCCCGATCAGTCTGTATTTAGGGCTTGTGGGTGATGCGCCGGGTATTCTTTTGGAGAGTGCCGAGGTTGACGGGCGGCTTGGCAGATACAGTCTGATTGCATGGGATTTCAGACTCAAGCTTTCACCCGTCAGCGGTAAGCTTTCGGTAGAATGTGCTGATTCAAGGCTGGCCGGTCTGGCTACATATTCAGGAATGGATTTTCTGGATGGTATGCGTGCGGTCATGAAGGCTTTGCATATAAATCCTCAACCTGAAGTTGGAGAACTGCCATCTCTTACCCGCGGGCTTTACGGGACTATGGGGTATGGCATTGCCGGTATGCTTGAACCTAAACTTAAGGATAAGCTTCCGGCGGAAGATGCAGAAGTACGTTTAGCATTACCGGGCAGGGTGGTATTATTTGATCACCTTAAACACAGCTGCTGTTTTCTTTCATTGGATAAGGACGCAACTCCTCAATTTACACCGCCTGTTTTCGGAGCAGAGTGCGAACCTACCAAAGTAGGGGAGCCTGTAGCTGTTCCCGGTAAAGAAAAATATATGTCCGGAGTTCGGAAAGTTAAAGATTTGATTGCTGACGGTGAGTGTATTCAGGTGGTCCTTTCCACCCGTTTTTCTGCTCCGTTCAGTGGTGATTCTTTTGATCTTTATCGCAGATTGAGACAGGCCAATCCTTCTCCGTTCATGTTTTACATGAAATTCAGTCGAGAAGAGATTTTGCTTGGTTCTTCCCCTGAGATGATGGCTCGCTGCGAAAAAGGCAGATTGGAAGTCCGTCCCATCGCCGGAACTCGTCCGCGCGGTAAAGATGCAGCAGGAGACCGCAAGTATGCCGAAGAGTTAATGGCCGATCCAAAAGAACGTGCTGAACATGTTATGCTTGTAGACCTTGGACGTAATGATCTCGGACGTATTGCTAAACCCGGCAGTGTATCTGTGGAAAAATTCATGCAGATTGAATATTTCAGTCACGTTATGCATATAACTTCTTATGTTGAGGCCGATCTGCGTGATGATCATGATGCATTAGATGTTCTGCAGGCTACTTTTCCGGCAGGGACACTTTCCGGTGCTCCTAAAATAAGGGCCATGGAAATTATCTCTGAGATCGAAGATGTACCGCGTGGCCCTTACGGCGGCTGCATCGGTTTCATCGGTCTGGATAAAGACTCTGTGAATCTTGATACAGGAATAACTATACGCTCCATGTGGATTCGTGACGGTAAATGCCATTGGCAGGCCGGAGCCGGAATCGTTTATGATTCTGATCTTGAAATGGAATGGTTGGAATGCAACAACAAGGCCAGAGTTTTAAGGGAAATTTTGCAGTCGGAGGGTGGAGATGTTTTTACTCGTAGATAA